From the Paludibacterium paludis genome, one window contains:
- a CDS encoding polymorphic toxin-type HINT domain-containing protein, which translates to MPFIEIPSERENCRLSRRLVQFDGHARLPTVTIADQNGNEDLLRTTAEHPFWVRDWGWRKAALLQAGMTLLDGRDRPLTVVSVAQEPYTDVVYNIQVEAFHTYHVGELGTWVHNANCCGVGGGSASQVGKAANPGVASASGTAVSSAQAARLNMQLSAEQAAGVKAPTQIVSYSDHAIAQIASRDSGIGVNKAAVTDAFFNPVAIHYVPSKYGPTFKYVGQNATVVVNSQGNVVTAWGTSAAGVAK; encoded by the coding sequence ATGCCTTTCATCGAAATACCGTCCGAGCGAGAGAATTGCCGCCTCTCGCGCCGCCTTGTCCAGTTCGATGGCCATGCCCGCCTCCCTACCGTGACCATCGCGGATCAGAACGGTAACGAAGACCTGCTGCGCACCACCGCGGAACACCCCTTCTGGGTGCGGGACTGGGGCTGGCGCAAAGCCGCGCTGCTGCAGGCCGGCATGACCTTGCTGGATGGCCGTGACCGCCCTCTGACCGTGGTGAGCGTGGCGCAAGAGCCGTACACCGACGTGGTATACAACATCCAGGTGGAGGCGTTCCATACCTACCACGTGGGCGAGCTCGGGACATGGGTGCATAATGCGAACTGCTGCGGTGTCGGGGGTGGAAGTGCATCGCAGGTGGGGAAAGCAGCAAATCCCGGGGTTGCTAGTGCAAGTGGGACTGCGGTTAGCTCCGCCCAAGCTGCTCGATTAAATATGCAGTTGTCTGCAGAGCAAGCGGCTGGAGTGAAAGCGCCAACACAAATTGTAAGTTATTCTGACCATGCGATAGCCCAAATAGCTAGTAGAGACTCTGGGATTGGTGTCAACAAAGCTGCTGTAACAGACGCATTTTTTAATCCTGTGGCAATTCATTATGTTCCAAGTAAATATGGACCAACATTTAAGTATGTTGGACAAAATGCGACGGTCGTTGTAAATTCACAAGGGAACGTGGTTACTGCTTGGGGAACAAGTGCAGCAGGAGTGGCAAAATGA